GCAAATGAAGAAGCTAATCAAGAAGTCAGCAAATGGGGGGAGATTCCTAGTTTTGATTTCACCGCTTTAGAGCACGATGAGATCGGCAAGAACTTAGATATTTTTGATTTTGAACGTGGTGTCAAAATTGCCAAAAGTAGATTTACGCTAATACAAAAGCATGGCGCCAAATTAGAAAGAGCATTAATTAATTTCTTTCTGGATCAAGCTAGTCAAAATGGTTACAGAGAATGTGTGCCGCCGATCTTAGTTAATAGCGCATCACTCTATGGTACGGGACAATTACCCAAATTTGCAGAGGATATTTTCAAAGTAGAAAATGAAGATCTTTATTTAATTCCAACAGCCGAAGTCCCGCTCACTAATATTTATAGAGACGAAATTCTCAGCGAAGATGATCTGCCAATTTATCTTTGCGCTTACACTCCTAATTTCAGATCAGAAGCTGGTTCAGCATCTAAAGACACAAGGGGCATTATTAGACAGCATCAATTCAATAAAATCGAATTAGTCAAACTTTGCAAAGCAGAAGATAGTGCAGCAGAACACGCAAAGCTAACAAACGATGCCGAGTCACTCTTGCAAGCACTCAAACTTCCTTATCGCACAATGCTACTTTGCACAGGTGACATGGGCTTTGGTGCTAGCAAGTGCTACGACCTAGAGGTTTGGTTTCCTGGACAAGCCAAGTATAGAGAGATTTCTAGCTGCTC
Above is a genomic segment from Cyanobacteriota bacterium containing:
- the serS gene encoding serine--tRNA ligase, which encodes MLDLKLIRKEPDKVKELLSRRDTSLAAKIDQIIAIDIEHRAALQEKQELETKRNQLSKAVGVKKSQGQAADAEMQELAQIKSKMQTISDKEPELFNQQIAILEGIPNLPAEDLIVGANEEANQEVSKWGEIPSFDFTALEHDEIGKNLDIFDFERGVKIAKSRFTLIQKHGAKLERALINFFLDQASQNGYRECVPPILVNSASLYGTGQLPKFAEDIFKVENEDLYLIPTAEVPLTNIYRDEILSEDDLPIYLCAYTPNFRSEAGSASKDTRGIIRQHQFNKIELVKLCKAEDSAAEHAKLTNDAESLLQALKLPYRTMLLCTGDMGFGASKCYDLEVWFPGQAKYREISSCSNFGDFQARRAQIRFKRDSKSKAELVHTINGSGLAVGRTVAAILENYQNQDGSVTVPMVLRPYLGNLEKIEV